The following are from one region of the Hemibagrus wyckioides isolate EC202008001 linkage group LG24, SWU_Hwy_1.0, whole genome shotgun sequence genome:
- the col8a2 gene encoding collagen alpha-2(VIII) chain gives MTLISICVLLLMLGGYALCGGYAPMPQMKYMQPMMKGPVGPPFREGKGQYLDYPPAVEVKGEPGPQGKPGPRGPPGPPGLPGKPGIGKPGLNGQLGPQGPAGLPGIGKPGLPGLPGKVGPKGPPGNDGDKGLQGEPGPRGLPGQPGSPGPAGLSLNGKPGLPGVRGPPGSRGEPGPKGLRGLPGDKGVKGENGHGNPGPPGLRGPNGLQGPPGPPGIPGVGKPGLNGPPGPSGLKGDQGLPGDQGLPGNPGSIGPQGPPGLAGIGKPGLDGVPGRPGQIGPKGEPGPRGANGFPGAPGYGKPGLSGQKGDRGPAGLPGAQGDKGEPGTGGLPGETGPAGQPGASGVPGPMGLPGKHGLPGLKGEGGPQGPPGLPGTKGDQGLSGLPGKPGLPGDKGLPGLSGAIGKPGPKGDAGHIGLPGNPGLTGPQGPKGENGLSGPPGSRGIAGIPGIPGPTGHMGPQGVPGLKGEQGPPGPPGNGKNGEQGKSGPQGPPGKPGASGLTGARGLPGPPGPPGPPGPSNGDTKVAVSGPDVNGETIPGQNGKPQFRIELSATAAPAFTAILTTPFPPSGMPIKFDRTLYNGQNAYNPTTGIFTSPMPGVYYFSYHVHVKGTSLWVALYRNNVPATYTYDEYKKGYMDQASGSAVLELKENDQVWVQMPSDQANGLYSTEYIHSSFSGFLLCPT, from the exons ATGACACTGATATCCATatgtgtgctgctgctgatgttggGGGGTTATGCTCTGTGTGGTGGCTATGCCCCTATGCCCCAGATGAAATACATGCAGCCTATGATGAAGGGTCCAGTCGGCCCCCCCTTCAGAGAGGGGAAGGGTCAATATCTTG ATTATCCACCTGCAGTTGAAGTGAAAGGGGAGCCCGGCCCACAAGGGAAACCAGGACCAAGGGGACCACCTGGGCCCCCAGGATTACCTGGGAAACCTGGAATAGGAAAGCCAGGTCTCAATGGTCAGTTAGGACCCCAGGGGCCAGCAGGTTTGCCAGGAATTGGAAAGCCAGGACTACCTGGTCTGCCAGGAAAAGTTGGGCCCAAAGGACCACCAGGAAATGATGGTGACAAGGGACTTCAAGGTGAACCTGGGCCACGTGGATTACCAGGGCAACCAGGATCACCTGGTCCTGCAGGTCTCTCATTAAATGGAAAACCTGGGCTTCCTGGAGTTCGGGGCCCACCAGGATCTAGGGGTGAACCAGGACCAAAGGGTCTTCGTGGTTTACCTGGTGATAAAGGGGTCAAGGGGGAAAATGGCCATGGCAATCCAGGTCCACCAGGCCTCAGGGGACCTAATGGCCTTCAGGGACCTCCTGGACCTCCAGGTATTCCAGGTGTGGGAAAGCCTGGACTGAATGGGCCACCTGGTCCTTCTGGACTAAAAGGAGACCAAGGGCTTCCAGGGGACCAAGGTCTGCCAGGGAATCCTGGGTCTATAGGACCACAAGGGCCACCTGGATTAGCTGGAATTGGAAAACCTGGGTTGGATGGTGTACCTGGTAGACCTGGTCAAATTGGCCCAAAAGGTGAACCAGGTCCAAGGGGTGCTAATGGGTTTCCTGGGGCTCCTGGTTATGGTAAACCTGGTCTATCAGGACAGAAAGGAGACAGAGGCCCAGCTGGATTACCAGGAGCTCAGGGTGATAAAGGGGAGCCTGGAACAGGAGGTCTACCAGGGGAAACAGGGCCAGCTGGGCAGCCAGGAGCTTCAGGTGTACCAGGTCCAATGGGTCTTCCAGGTAAACATGGCTTGCCTGGTCTGAAGGGAGAAGGTGGTCCCCAAGGGCCTCCTGGCTTGCCTGGAACCAAAGGGGACCAGGGTCTCAGTGGGTTGCCAGGTAAGCCTGGCCTCCCAGGGGATAAAGGGCTTCCTGGACTAAGTGGAGCCATTGGAAAACCAGGTCCTAAAGGTGATGCTGGACACATTGGTTTGCCTGGTAATCCTGGACTCACTGGGCCTCAAGGCCCCAAAGGAGAAAATGGTCTTTCAGGGCCCCCAGGATCACGGGGTATTGCTGGGATTCCTGGGATCCCAGGGCCCACAGGCCATATGGGACCACAGGGCGTTCCAGGATTGAAAGGAGAGCAAGGCCCACCAGGACCCCCAGGAAATGGTAAGAATGGGGAGCAGGGAAAATCAGGTCCACAGGGACCACCTGGAAAACCAGGCGCTAGTGGACTAACTGGTGCCCGAGGTCTTCCTGGTCCACCTGGCCCACCCGGCCCACCAGGTCCTTCTAATGGAGATACCAAAGTGGCAGTGTCAGGGCCTGATGTTAATGGCGAAACAATACCAGGTCAAAATGGAAAACCACAATTTAGGATCGAGCTTTCTGCTACTGCAGCTCCTGCTTTCACTGCTATTCTCACAACACCCTTTCCACCATCTGGTATGCCAATCAAATTTGACAGGACTCTTTACAATGGGCAAAATGCTTATAACCCCACCACTGGCATCTTCACCAGCCCAATGCCTGGAGTTTACTACTTTTCTTACCATGTTCATGTAAAGGGAACCAGCCTATGGGTGGCACTTTACAGAAACAATGTGCCTGCCACATACACATACGATGAATACAAGAAGGGCTATATGGACCAAGCATCAGGTAGTGCAGTGCTGGAGCTAAAAGAAAATGACCAGGTTTGGGTGCAAATGCCGTCTGACCAAGCAAATGGGCTCTACTCCACTGagtacattcattcatccttctcAGGCTTCCTATTGTGTCCTACATAA